The following proteins are co-located in the Xiphophorus maculatus strain JP 163 A chromosome 8, X_maculatus-5.0-male, whole genome shotgun sequence genome:
- the naa25 gene encoding N-alpha-acetyltransferase 25, NatB auxiliary subunit, which translates to MAARGHVQDPNDRRLRPIYDYLDNGNNKMAIQQADKLLKKHKDLHCAKVLKAIGLQRTGKQDEAFSLAQEVTTLEPTDDNSLQALTILYREMHRPELVTKLYEAAVKKVPLSEEYHSHLFMAYARVGEYKKMQQAGMALYKIVPKNPYYFWSVMSLVMQAISAKDEKLAQTMFLPLAERMVEKMVKEEKIEAEAEVQLYFMILERLGKCEEALHVIRGPLGEKLTSELQSRERKCMMLYTRLERWPECNALAQKLLLKNPDDWQFYPSYFDSLFHLMDQSWSPPDDAEHCSEGSVHHTVAEVVRFVEERIKVEDEKDSRSLRGPYLARLELMHRLRERGYPEENLPGEPLDLMVQFFRKFGDKPCCITDLKIYLHLLTPDQHVQFINRLSEMVPLGEQGEDGFAFPEDTKSLQRHLCVCQLSRALGLHHSLDVGGKLRLIAELKAHYHHGLKFGSSALKTELQFSDMYCLMAAHVYIDLWTETGDEDMVWQCLGLLEEGLSHSSSNAQFKLLLLLLYCRLGSFEPVVDLYSSLDAKHIQHDTIGFLLTRYAESLGQFSAASQSCNFSLRFFHSNQKDTSEYIIQAYKYGAFEKIPEFIALRNRLNQSLHFAQVRTERMLLDLFLEADVVLSLEESVKAMSLSSEEDDVPWDTLRDNRDLTVFTNWDPKQRQLTDEHRTRSLEEEKAWLRIRSLTLRLLASLTPSGHASSQQNSEMSNENGVGDRSSLHRSLLSQLNQTLHAAAQIAEKHVQYPLLGPPSTRLASALSVGSCHCQAAALHLSVHLQELESAGLDESSELQIQICNVFKSLVVQLQEILNKSKGDLLEMKESKLKTQPSLLENLVFFLETVSIVLWSASYCAKILRPLKTSLQKKKKKKKDVNTAMPLVVCGFQELTGNLQDLLTQTVEHIRGQESGITALKLASLTLEGCSREEASFTKAAMDKVQSSYLRSLQEVGDLLKKRAETIKNLKI; encoded by the exons ATGGCGGCGAGAGGCCATGTGCAAGATCCCAACGACAGGAGGCTCAGACCTATTTATG ATTACCTTGATAATGGCAACAATAAGATGGCAATACAGCAGGCAGATAAACTGCTGAAGAAACACAAGGACCTGCACTGTGCCAAG gtctTAAAGGCCATCGGCCTCCAGAGGACGGGGAAGCAGGATGAAGCCTTCTCATTGGCCCAGGAGGTGACCACCCTGGAGCCCACCGACGACAACTCTCTGCAGGCGCTGACCATCCTGTACAGGGAGATGCACCGCC CCGAGCTGGTCACCAAGCTGTACGAAGCGGCGGTGAAGAAGGTCCCGCTCAGCGAGGAGTATCACTCTCACCTCTTCATGGCTTACGCCCGCGTGGGAGAGTACAAGAAGATGCAGCAG GCAGGAATGGCCCTGTACAAAATTGTCCCCAAGAATCCATATTACTTCTGGTCTGTCATGAGTCTGGTGATGCAG GCGATCTCAGCGAAGGATGAGAAACTGGCCCAGACCATGTTCCTGCCTCTGGCCGAGCGCATGGTGGAGAAAAtggtgaaggaggagaagaTCGAAGCCGAAGCTGAG GTGCAGCTGTATTTTATGATCCTGGAGCGTCTGGGGAAGTGTGAAGAAGCTCTCCATGTGATCAGGGGTCCACTGGGAG AGAAACTGACCAGTGAACTGCAGAGCAGGGAGAGGAAATGCATGATGCTCTACACTCGACTGGAACGCTGGCCAGAGTGTAACGCCCTGGCccaaaagctgctgctgaaaaa TCCTGACGACTGGCAGTTCTACCCCTCCTACTTCGACTCTCTGTTCCACCTGATGGACCAGTCGTGGAGCCCGCCGGACGACGCCGAACA CTGCTCAGAGGGTTCAGTGCATCACACCGTGGCCGAGGTGGTGAGGTTTGTGGAGGAGAGAATCAAAGTAGAAGACGAAAAAGACTCTCGCTCTCTCAGAGGGCCTTACTTAGCCCGGCTGGAGTTGATGCACCGACTGAGAGAACGAGGCTACCCTGAGGAGAACCTGCCAG GCGAGCCTCTTGACCTGATGGTGCAGTTCTTCAGGAAGTTCGGAGACAAGCCGTGCTGCATCACCGACCTGAAAATATACCTTCATCTGCTGACCCCGGACCAGCATGTCCAG TTTATTAACCGGCTGAGTGAAATGGTTCCACTGGGGGAGCAGGGAGAGGACGGTTTCGCTTTCCCAGAGGACACCAAGTCCCTACAGAGGCATCTGTGTGTATGTCAGCTGAGTCGGGCCCTGGGGTTGCATCACTCCCTGGACGTCGGCGGGAAGCTGCGCCTCATCGCCGAGCTCAAGGCTCACTATCACCACGGCCTCAAGTTTG GGAGCAGCGCCCTGAAGACCGAGCTGCAGTTCTCTGACATGTACTGCCTCATGGCAGCTCATGTGTACATAGACCTGTGGACAGAAACAG GAGATGAGGACATGGTGTGGCAGTGTCTGGGCCTCCTAGAGGAGGGTCTGTCTCACAGCTCCTCCAACGCCCAgttcaagctgctgctgctgctcctctacTGCCGCCTGGGCTCCTTTGAACCTGTGGTGGACCTTTACTCCAGCCTGGACGCCAAGCACATACAGCACGACACCATAGG GTTTCTTTTAACGCGTTACGCCGAGTCTCTGGGTCAGTTCTCCGCTGCCTCCCAGTCCTGCAACTTCTCCCTCAGGTTTTTCCACTCCAACCAGAAAGAT ACCTCCGAGTACATCATCCAGGCGTACAAGTATGGTGCGTTTGAAAAAATCCCAGAGTTCATCGCTCTCAGGAACCGGCTGAACCAATCGCTGCACTTCGCCCAGGTCCGCACTGAGAGGATGCTGCTGGACTTGTTCCTGGAGGCGGACGT cgTCTTGAGTCTAGAGGAAAGTGTTAAGGCCATGTCTTTGTCTTCAGAGGAAGACGATGTCCCCTGGGATACTTTAAGGGACAACAGAGACCTTACTGTATTCACAAACTGGGACCCTAAACAAAG GCAGTTAACCGATGAGCACCGGACTCGCtctctggaggaggagaaggccTGGCTGCGGATCCGCTCGCTGACGTTGCGCCTGCTTGCCTCGCTCACGCCGTCCGGACACGCCTCCTCGCAGCAGAACTCTGAGATGTCCAACGAGAACGGCGTCGGCGACAGGAGCTCGCTCCACCGCAGCCTGCTGTCGCAGCTCAACCAGACGCTGCATGCAGCGGCGCAGATTGCAGAGAAACACGTACAG TATCCCCTGCTGGGCCCCCCCTCCACCCGGCTGGCCTCGGCGCTGTCCGTCGGCAGCTGCCACTGTCAGGCTGCTGCGCTGCACCTCTCGGTCCACCTGCAGGAGCTGGAATCGGCCGGACTCG ACGAATCGTCGGAGCTTCAAATTCAGATCTGTAACGTTTTTAAGTCATTAGTTGTTCAACTTCAAG AAATACTTAATAAAAGCAAAGGAGACTTATTGGAAATGAAAGAGAGCAAATTAAAAACCCAACCATCTTTATTAGAAAATCTAGTTTTCTTTCTTGAG ACAGTGAGCATAGTGTTGTGGAGTGCTAGCTACTGTGCTAAGATCCTGCGACCActgaaaacaagtttacagaagaagaaaaagaagaaaaaggatgtCAATACTGCAatg CCGTTGGTGGTGTGTGGTTTCCAGGAGCTGACTGGGAACTTGCAGGACTTACTTACCCAGACAGTGGAGCACATCAGGGGGCAAGAGTCTGGCATCACTGCCCTAAAACTGGCCAGTTTAACCTTGGAAGGATGCTCAAGG gagGAGGCGTCGTTTACGAAGGCTGCTATGGACAAGGTGCAGAGCAGTTACCTGCGTTCGCTACAGGAGGTGGGAGATCTACTCAAAAAGAGAGCCGAAACTATAAAGAAccttaaaatctga
- the brap gene encoding BRCA1-associated protein codes for MSVSLVVIRLEIADRSPFPRGFQYSAVEGMSEEELREKSLGLAKHALSGKSELERAAILHQHMGSRSVGDMVIETYEPASARSDEGSSSPQSAQTETPVSQETSGASQAAPDSPSKQLPEQISFFSGNPSVEIVHGIMHLYKTNKMTSLTEDVRRSAMVCILTVPATMTSHDLMKLMAPFNDVMEHMKIIRDSTPNQYMVLIKFSSQGDADSFYTACNGRQFNSIEEAVCQLVYVERAEVIKSEDGASLPVMELTELPKCTVCLERMDESVNGVLTTLCNHSFHSQCLQRWEDASCPVCRYCQTPEPVEENKCFECGVQENLWICLICGHIGCGRYVSRHAYKHFEETQHTYAMQLTNHRVWDYAGDNYVHRLVASKTDGKMVQFECEGDTCQDEKIDALQLEYSYLLTSQLESQRIYWENKIVHLEKETADEINNMKAKFKETLERCDNLEQRFGEISKEKQSLEKKCTQLNGRVLKLSQELKEEQEMNRCLRANQTQLQAQLAEEERKGKESGERKDVVITELQEQLRDVMFYLETQQKIEQLSSEARSEIQEGHINIPAGQADGALGPDGAGPSSGRGRRGRGRKRK; via the exons ATGAGTGTTTCGCTGGTTGTTATCCGTCTGGAAATAGCCGACCGGTCTCCTTTTCCACGAGGTTTTCAATACTCTGCTG TTGAAGGCATGTCCGAGGAGGAGCTCCGGGAAAAAAGTCTCGGTTTAGCCAAACATGCCCTGAGTGGGAAGAGTGAGCTGGAGCGAGCAGCCATCCTGCACCAGCATATGGGCAGCAGATCCGTGGGGGACATGGTGATAGAAACCTATGAGCCCGCCTCAG CAAGAAGTGACGAAGGAAGCAGCAGTCCTCAGAGTGCGCAGACTGAGACCCCAGTTTCCCAGGAGACCAGCGGCGCCTCGCAGGCGGCTCCGGACTCGCCCTCCAAGCAGCTACCAGAACAGATCTCCTTCTTCAGCGGGAATCCGTCGGTGGAGATCGTCCATGGCATCATGCACCTCTACAAGACCAA TAAGATGACGTCGCTGACTGAAGACGTGCGGCGCAGCGCCATGGTGTGCATCCTGACCGTGCCGGCCACCATGACCAGCCACGACCTCATGAAGCTCATGGCTCCGTTCAACGACGTCATGGAGCACATGAAGATCATACGGGACTCCACTCCCAACCAGTACATGGTTCTCATCAAATTCTCCTCTCAG GGCGACGCCGACAGCTTCTACACGGCCTGCAACGGACGCCAGTTCAACTCCATCGAGGAAGCAGTGTGCCAGCTGGTCTACGTGGAGCGAGCGGAGGTCATAAAGTCTGAGGAC GGAGCCAGCCTGCCGGTGATGGAGCTGACCGAGCTGCCGAAGTGCACCGTGTGCCTGGAGAGGATGGACGAGTCGGTCAACGGCGTCCTCACCACCCTCTGCAACCACAGCTTTCACAGCCAGTGTCTCCAGCGGTGGGAAGACGCCTC GTGTCCGGTGTGTCGGTACTGTCAGACGCCAGAGCCGGTGGAAGAGAACAAATGCTTTGAGTGCGGCGTGCAGGAG aaCCTGTGGATCTGTTTGATCTGCGGGCACATCGGCTGCGGGCGCTACGTCAGTCGTCATGCCTACAAGCACTTTGAGGAAACGCAGCACACCTACGCCATGCAGCTCACAAATCACCGTGTGTGGGACTACGCTGGAG ATAACTACGTGCACCGCCTGGTGGCCAGTAAGACCGACGGGAAGATGGTGCAGTTTGAGTGCGAAGGAGACACTTGCCAAGATGAGAAAATAGATGCTCTCCAGTTGGAG TACTCCTACCTGCTGACCAGCCAGCTGGAGTCCCAGAGGATCTACTGGGAGAACAAGATCGTTCATCTGGAGAAGGAGACGGCCGACGAG ATCAACAACATGAAGGCGAAGTTTAAGGAGACCCTGGAGCGCTGCGACAACCTGGAGCAGCGATTCGGAGAAATAAGCAAAGAGAAGCAGAGCTTAGAGAAGAA GTGCACTCAGCTCAACGGTCGAGTGCTGAAGCTGAGCCAGGAGCtgaaggaggagcaggagatGAACCGCTGCCTGAGAGCCAACCAGACGCAGCTGCAAGCCCAGCTGGCCGAGGAGGAACGCAAAGGAAAAGAGAGCG GCGAGCGAAAGGACGTGGTGATAACGGAGCTGCAGGAGCAGCTGAGAGACGTGATGTTCTACCTGGAGACGCAGCAGAAGATCGAACAGCTGTCCTCCGAGGCCCGCAGCGAAATCCAGGAGGGCCACATCAACATCCCGGCCGGCCAGGCGGACGGCGCCCTGGGCCCGGACGGAGCGGGCCCCTCGTCAGGGCGGGGCCGCCGAGGCCGGGGCAGGAAGAGGAAGTAG